From the Dryobates pubescens isolate bDryPub1 chromosome 29, bDryPub1.pri, whole genome shotgun sequence genome, one window contains:
- the TRIM32 gene encoding LOW QUALITY PROTEIN: E3 ubiquitin-protein ligase TRIM32 (The sequence of the model RefSeq protein was modified relative to this genomic sequence to represent the inferred CDS: deleted 1 base in 1 codon), whose protein sequence is MEKPGLKLNSNQSGIKLNQNTRMRIGAPRNRCERKTLPQLPWKAMATAPHLNSDALREVLECPICMESFTEEHLRPKLLHCGHTICRQCLEKLLANSINGIRCPFCSKITRITNLAQLTDNLTVLKIIDTAGLGEVVGLLMCKVCGRRLPRHFCKSCSLVLCEPCKETSHVPQGHRVIAIKEAAEERRREFGTRLARLRELMGDLQKRKASLEGVSRDLQSRYKAVLQDYSKEERKIQEELARSRKFFTTSLSEVEKTNNQVMEEQAYLLNLAEVRIMSRCDYFLAKIKQGDIALLEEAADEEEPELTNSLPRELTLQEVELLKVSHVGPLQIGQVVKKPRTVNMEESLMETAASSSASFREPDLVQEEASCTPNSSPAKPRMPEAATSIQQCHFIKKMGSKGSLPGMFNLPVSLHVTMQGEVLVADRGNFRIQVFTRKGFLKEIRRSPSGIDSFVLSFLGADLPNLTPLSVTMNCHGLIGVTDSYDNSVKVYTMDGHCVACHRSQLSKPWGIAALPSGQFVVTDVEGGKLWCFTVDRGVGVVKYSCLCSAVRPKFVTCDAEGTIYFTQGLGLNLENRQYEHHLEGGFSIGSVGPDGQLGRQISHFFSENEDFRCIAGMCVDARGDLIVADSSRREILHFPKGGGYNVLIREGLTCPVGIAITPKGQLLVLDCWDHCIKIYSYHLRRYSTP, encoded by the exons ATGGAGAAACCTGGATTGAAGCTGAACAGCAAC CAGAGTGGTATAAAACTGAACCAGAATACAAGAATGAG AATCGGAGCACCTCGGAATAGATGTGAGCGCAAgactctgccacagctgccctggaaagccATGGCCACCGCCCCGCACCTCAACTCGGATGCGCTCCGAGAGGTCCTGGAGTGCCCCATTTGCATGGAGTCCTTCACTGAGGAGCACCTGAGACCCAAGCTCTTGCATTGTGGGCACACCATCTGCAGGCAGTGCTTGGAGAAACTCCTGGCAAACAGCATCAATGGGATACGGTGCCCCTTTTGCAGCAAAATCACACGGATCACAAACTTAGCTCAGCTGACTGACAATCTTACTGTGCTGAAGATCATAGACACCGCTGGACTGGGGGAAGTGGTGGGTCTTCTCATGTGCAAGGTCTGTGGGAGAAGGTTGCCAAGACACTTTTGCAAGAGCTGTAGCTTGGTTTTATGTGAGCCCTGCAAGGAGACATCGCACGTGCCCCAAGGGCATAGAGTCATTGCTATCAAAGAGGCTGCCGAAGAGCGTAGGAGAGAATTTGGGACACGGCTTGCCAGACTTCGGGAGCTCATGGGTGatctgcagaaaagaaaagcatctcTGGAGGGTGTTTCAAGGGACCTGCAATCCAGATACAAAGCGGTTCTGCAAGATTACAGCAAAGAGGAGCGCAAGATCCAGGAAGAGCTGGCCAGGTCACGCAAGTTCTTCACCACCTCTTTGTCTGAGGTGGAGAAGACAAATAATCAGGTAATGGAGGAGCAAGCTTATCTGCTGAACTTAGCAGAGGTGCGGATAATGTCTCGCTGTGACTATTTCCTTGCCAAAATAAAGCAGGGGGATATCGCCCTcttggaggaggctgcagatgaggaagaacCAGAACTGACAAACAGTCTCCCAAGGGAGCTGACTCTTCAAGAGGTTGAACTCCTTAAGGTGAGCCACGTGGGGCCGCTGCAGATTGGACAGGTGGTGAAGAAGCCCCGGACTGTTAACATGGAGGAATCACtcatggaaactgcagcatccTCATCGGCGTCGTTTCGGGAACCTGACTTGGTGCAGGAAGAGGCCAGCTGCACGCCGAATTCCTCACCAGCCAAGCCGAGGATGCCTGAAGCAGCCACCAGCATCCAGCAGTGTCACTTCATCAAGAAGATGGGCTCCAAGGGCAGCCTGCCGGGGATGTTTAACCTCCCCGTCAGCCTCCACGTCACCATGCAAGGCGAGGTGCTTGTGGCAGACCGAGGCAACTTCCGAATCCAGGTTTTCACCCGCAAGGGCTTTCTGAAGGAGATCCGCCGGAGCCCCAGCGGAATCGACAGCTTCGTGCTGAGCTTCCTTGGCGCGGACCTGCCCAATCTGACTCCGCTTTCTGTCACCATGAACTGCCACGGCCTGATAGGTGTGACCGACAGCTACGATAACTCGGTCAAGGTCTACACCATGGACGGTCACTGCGTCGCCTGTCACCGGAGCCAGCTAAGCAAGCCCTGGGGCATCGCCGCGCTGCCTTCTGGCCAGTTCGTGGTGACCGACGTGGAAGGAGGGAAGCTCTGGTGTTTCACGGTGGATCGTGGAGTGGGGGTGGTGAAGTACAGCTGCTTGTGCAGCGCGGTGCGCCCCAAGTTTGTCacctgtgatgctgagggcaccATCTACTTCACTcaagggctggggctgaacctGGAGAACAGGCAGTACGAGCACCATCTGGAGGGAGGCTTTTCCATTGGCTCTGTGGGCCCTGATGGGCAGCTGGGACGCCAGATCAGCCACTTCTTCTCCGAGAATGAGGATTTCAGGTGCATCGCTGGGATGTGTGTGGATgccaggggagacctcattgtggctgACAGCAGCCGTAGGGAAATCCTGCACTTCCCTAAGGGAGGTGGCTACAATGTCTTGATCCGGGAGGGACTCACCTGTCCCGTGGGTATCGCCATTACCCCcaaagggcagctgctggtgctggactGTTGGGATCATTGCATTAAGATCTACAGTTACCATCTGAGAAGATACTCCACCCCTTAA